The Acanthopagrus latus isolate v.2019 chromosome 6, fAcaLat1.1, whole genome shotgun sequence genome includes a region encoding these proteins:
- the LOC119020592 gene encoding cytochrome c1, heme protein, mitochondrial produces MAALRVVVLSGSGRALLSTPKTIKTPTANMSFATLPRNKKVALTTLGVVTAGGAGLALMLHQSVKASDLELHPPNYPWSHAGPLSSLDHASIRRGYQVYKQVCSACHSMEYLAFRNLVGVSHTEAEVKAIAEEVEVVDGPDETGEMFTRAGKLSDYFPKPYPNPEAARVANNGALPPDLSYIVNARHGGEDYVFSLLTGYCEPPAGVTVREGLYYNPYFPGQAIGMAPPIYNEILEYDDGTPATMSQVAKDVCTFLRWAAEPEHDQRKRMGLKLLMGSAILVPLIYYMKRHRWSVLKSRKIAYRPPK; encoded by the exons ATGGCGGCGTTACGAGTTGTGGTGCTATCGGGGAGCGGTAGGGCGCTCCTCAGCACGCCGAAAACAATCAAAACCCCGACG GCCAACATGTCCTTCGCCACCCTGCCGCGAAACAAGAAGGTTGCCCTGACGACACTGGGTGTGGTCACAGCCGGTGGGGCAGGGCTCGCTCTGATGCTGCACCAGTCAGTTAAAGCCTCTGACCTGGAGCTTCACCCTCCTAACTACCCCTGGAGCCACGCTGgacctctgtcttctctggacCATGCTAG TATTCGTCGTGGTTACCAGGTGTATAAGCAGGTGTGTTCAGCCTGCCACAGTATGGAGTACCTGGCCTTCAGAAATCTGGTGGGAGTGTCACACACAGAGGCCGAGGTCAAGGCGATCGCTGAGGAG gtggaggTTGTGGACGGTCCTGATGAGACTGGAGAGATGTTCACCCGTGCAGGGAAGCTGTCAGACTACTTCCCAAAGCCCTACCCCAACCCCGAGGCCGCCAGGGTCGCCAACAACGGAGCCCTGCCTCCAGACCTCAGTTACATCGTTAATGCCAG ACATGGAGGAGAGGACTACGTGTTCAGCCTGCTGACAGGATACTGTGAACCTCCAGCAGGAGTGACGGTGAGAGAGGGACTCTACTACAACCCATACTTCCCTGGCCAGGCCATCGGCATGGCCCCGCCCATCTACAACGAGATTCTGGAGTATGACGACG GAACTCCTGCCACCATGAGCCAGGTCGCTAAAGACGTGTGTACTTTCTTGCGGTGGGCTGCTGAGCCGGAGCACGACCAACGCAAACGCATGGGACTGAAg CTGCTGATGGGCTCGGCCATCCTCGTCCCCCTGATCTACTACATGAAGAGACACAGGTGGTCCGTGCTGAAGAGTAGGAAGATCGCCTACAGGCCTCCCAAGTAA
- the LOC119020593 gene encoding butyrophilin-like protein 1 isoform X2, producing the protein MSGFKLLRTPPGSLVVFVCLLMSVVENLHKGPGVKVLVKEHDDAILPCSLSTRENLEGILFDWRKNGQKNGQKKEVFLYDAGDHYNNGHQGQDEQFKGRVSHFQDQLMNGNASIKIQNMTMADSGNYSCDFPHLQPSQTFNIELVVGTCPEPYIKTLNDMKDGLLLQCEVRGASPKPKVQWQDSAGNILPSEGKCSERGGLYYVTRWTAVTKTDQYRCVVTQEEIGHQIDAETFVPFCEKPCEDCSAKNLIGGFYGFIIGVVVLAVAKALLVATKHFRAN; encoded by the exons ATGTCGGGATTTAAACTTCTACGGACACCTCCGGGGAGTCTGGTcgtgtttgtctgcctgctgaTGTCGGTTGTGGAAAATCTCCATAAGG GGCCAGGTGTCAAAGTGTTGGTGAAAGAACACGATGATGCCATTTTACCCTGTTCCCTCAGCACCAGGGAGAACCTCGAAGGAATACTCTTTGACTGGAGGAAAAATGGTCAGAAAAATGGTCAGAAGAAGGAGGTGTTCCTGTATGATGCAGGTGATCATTACAATAACGGACATCAAGGTCAAGATGAGCAGTTCAAAGGTCGAGTCTCACATTTTCAAGATCAACTGATGAATGGCAACGCCTCCATAAAGATCCAGAATATGACGATGGCCGACAGCGGGAACTACAGCTGTGATTTTCCACATCTTCAGCCGAGTCAAACATTCAACATTGAGCTCGTTGTTg GTACATGCCCAGAGCCATACATCAAAACACTTAATGACATGAAGGatgggctgctgctgcagtgtgaggtTCGAGGAGCTTCTCCGAAACCAAAGGTCCAGTGGCAGGACAGCGCTGGAAACATCCTGCCGTCTGAGGGAAAGTGCTCAGAGAGAGGAGGCCTTTACTACGTTACCCGCTGGACAGCTGTAACCAAGACTGACCAATACCGCTGTGTGGTCACTCAGGAGGAAATCGGCCATCAGATTGATGCTGAGACCTTCGTGCCTTTCTGTG AGAAGCCCTGTGAGGACTGCTCCGCCAAGAATCTCATTGGAGGGTTTTATGGATTCATTATAGGAGTTGTAGTTCTTGCTGTAGCTAAGGCTCTGCTTGTAGCTACAAAGCACTTCAGAGCTAATTAA
- the LOC119020593 gene encoding butyrophilin-like protein 1 isoform X1, with amino-acid sequence MSGFKLLRTPPGSLVVFVCLLMSVVENLHKGPGVKVLVKEHDDAILPCSLSTRENLEGILFDWRKNGQKNGQKKEVFLYDAGDHYNNGHQGQDEQFKGRVSHFQDQLMNGNASIKIQNMTMADSGNYSCDFPHLQPSQTFNIELVVELTLKDRSGEIPGTCPEPYIKTLNDMKDGLLLQCEVRGASPKPKVQWQDSAGNILPSEGKCSERGGLYYVTRWTAVTKTDQYRCVVTQEEIGHQIDAETFVPFCEKPCEDCSAKNLIGGFYGFIIGVVVLAVAKALLVATKHFRAN; translated from the exons ATGTCGGGATTTAAACTTCTACGGACACCTCCGGGGAGTCTGGTcgtgtttgtctgcctgctgaTGTCGGTTGTGGAAAATCTCCATAAGG GGCCAGGTGTCAAAGTGTTGGTGAAAGAACACGATGATGCCATTTTACCCTGTTCCCTCAGCACCAGGGAGAACCTCGAAGGAATACTCTTTGACTGGAGGAAAAATGGTCAGAAAAATGGTCAGAAGAAGGAGGTGTTCCTGTATGATGCAGGTGATCATTACAATAACGGACATCAAGGTCAAGATGAGCAGTTCAAAGGTCGAGTCTCACATTTTCAAGATCAACTGATGAATGGCAACGCCTCCATAAAGATCCAGAATATGACGATGGCCGACAGCGGGAACTACAGCTGTGATTTTCCACATCTTCAGCCGAGTCAAACATTCAACATTGAGCTCGTTGTTg AGCTTACCTTAAAAGACCGATCAGGAGAAATCCCTG GTACATGCCCAGAGCCATACATCAAAACACTTAATGACATGAAGGatgggctgctgctgcagtgtgaggtTCGAGGAGCTTCTCCGAAACCAAAGGTCCAGTGGCAGGACAGCGCTGGAAACATCCTGCCGTCTGAGGGAAAGTGCTCAGAGAGAGGAGGCCTTTACTACGTTACCCGCTGGACAGCTGTAACCAAGACTGACCAATACCGCTGTGTGGTCACTCAGGAGGAAATCGGCCATCAGATTGATGCTGAGACCTTCGTGCCTTTCTGTG AGAAGCCCTGTGAGGACTGCTCCGCCAAGAATCTCATTGGAGGGTTTTATGGATTCATTATAGGAGTTGTAGTTCTTGCTGTAGCTAAGGCTCTGCTTGTAGCTACAAAGCACTTCAGAGCTAATTAA